The following proteins are co-located in the Luteolibacter rhizosphaerae genome:
- a CDS encoding DUF2958 domain-containing protein, which translates to MSLLPEHLRQSLIVNWELMIVAPEAGVCPDLYPEVKLFAPKGCAIWLLTELNPDTNVAFGLCDLGLGQPELGYVDLNELEALAATDGFEIQVDLEFDTHTPLSKYAELAKTAGRIEDW; encoded by the coding sequence ATGTCCTTGCTCCCCGAACATCTCCGTCAAAGCCTCATCGTAAACTGGGAACTCATGATCGTCGCGCCCGAAGCAGGAGTATGTCCGGACCTTTATCCTGAGGTGAAACTATTCGCGCCAAAAGGGTGCGCAATTTGGCTGCTTACGGAGCTGAACCCGGACACGAATGTAGCCTTTGGCCTCTGCGACCTGGGACTTGGACAGCCGGAGCTTGGTTACGTGGATCTAAATGAGTTGGAGGCGCTCGCTGCCACCGATGGATTTGAGATCCAGGTGGACCTTGAGTTCGACACCCACACGCCGCTTTCGAAGTATGCCGAGTTGGCAAAGACTGCCGGTCGAATTGAAGACTGGTGA
- a CDS encoding DUF2637 domain-containing protein, with protein MNSLDPVPEAIGAVEAREEQALKLIGRTTAVLVALLAVSAFVLSFEALRELAEREGGLVGPASLMFPVIVDGAICIFSLSALRAELAGDHRDVRWIKGLVLAVTLSSVGLNTLHAHGRPLAMVIAAVPPLLLYGSLEVLLLQARRRFVPAEAKARPRVPKSIPSQSDVEERREKALSLAKKGQSRREIAQTLGVSAATVSKYLRESA; from the coding sequence ATGAATTCCCTCGATCCCGTCCCTGAAGCAATTGGAGCCGTTGAAGCCCGCGAGGAACAGGCGCTGAAATTGATCGGGCGTACCACCGCTGTGTTGGTTGCATTGCTCGCGGTGAGCGCGTTCGTTCTGAGCTTCGAAGCTCTTCGTGAGCTGGCGGAGCGCGAGGGAGGGCTTGTGGGACCGGCCTCACTGATGTTTCCGGTAATCGTTGACGGAGCCATCTGCATTTTCAGCCTCTCCGCGCTGCGTGCCGAGCTTGCCGGTGACCATCGAGACGTCCGCTGGATCAAGGGGCTGGTGCTTGCCGTTACCCTGTCGTCGGTGGGACTGAACACGCTTCACGCTCACGGACGTCCGCTTGCGATGGTGATTGCAGCAGTCCCCCCGTTGCTGCTCTACGGCTCCCTTGAGGTGCTCCTCCTTCAGGCGCGCCGCCGCTTTGTCCCTGCTGAGGCGAAAGCGAGGCCGCGCGTTCCGAAGTCGATCCCGAGCCAGTCTGACGTTGAGGAGCGGCGCGAAAAGGCTCTGTCCCTCGCCAAGAAGGGACAGAGCCGTCGTGAGATCGCACAAACGCTCGGCGTTTCGGCTGCGACCGTCAGCAAGTATCTTCGGGAATCCGCCTAG
- a CDS encoding recombinase family protein, which yields MLHVYSAMAEEEARLISERTKASLAAAKARGVVLGETGRVLAKRHHEQAIAKAEQYREVVELAKASGAKTTRDLKDYLNQHGIPSPGDGLWHIPNTHRLLKRLGY from the coding sequence ATGCTGCACGTCTACTCCGCCATGGCAGAGGAAGAGGCCAGATTGATCTCCGAGCGCACGAAGGCTTCTCTCGCGGCAGCAAAAGCCAGAGGAGTGGTGCTTGGGGAAACCGGCCGCGTTCTCGCGAAGCGACACCATGAGCAAGCGATTGCCAAAGCCGAGCAATACCGGGAAGTCGTGGAACTCGCCAAGGCTTCCGGGGCCAAGACTACGCGTGATTTGAAGGATTACCTCAATCAGCACGGGATTCCTTCACCAGGCGACGGCTTGTGGCACATCCCGAACACCCATCGACTGTTGAAGCGGCTGGGCTACTAG